In Synechococcus sp. A18-25c, a single window of DNA contains:
- a CDS encoding DUF1816 domain-containing protein produces MSPLTRPMRSLANGLGLAWWARVQTQSPDVTYWFGPFVRRSTLERELSPFLDDLKSEAPASLDHSLLRCRRTEPFTIESAS; encoded by the coding sequence ATGAGCCCGCTGACTCGACCGATGCGATCGCTTGCCAACGGTCTCGGACTCGCCTGGTGGGCACGGGTTCAGACCCAAAGCCCCGATGTCACGTACTGGTTTGGTCCCTTCGTGCGTCGCTCCACCCTGGAGCGGGAGCTATCCCCCTTTCTGGATGATTTGAAGTCGGAAGCTCCTGCATCTCTGGATCATTCCCTGCTGCGCTGCCGACGCACCGAGCCCTTCACCATTGAATCAGCATCCTGA